In one Paraburkholderia megapolitana genomic region, the following are encoded:
- a CDS encoding ABC transporter substrate-binding protein: MTTRAGWMTQLTRCLVPLTLSLAATGAFAQQTIKIGEINSYKAQPAFLGPYKNGWNLALDQVNAAGGVLGKQLEVVSRDDNGNPGDTIRVAQELIAREQVQLLFGGFLSNTGLALTDFAKQRHIFFLAAEPLTDKIVWADGNKYTYRLRPSTYMQVAMLVPEAAKLHKQRWALVYPNYEYGQSAVATFKKLLKAAQPDVQFVTEQATPLGNLDAGAVTQALADAKPDAIFNVLFGADLGKFVREGNTRGLFKDRSVVSLLTGEPDYLDPLGAEAPTGWIVTGYPWYSIDTPANKTFVDAYRAKYHDYPRLGSVVGYSALMSIADGLKKAGSTDPDKLAAAFKGLDVDTPFGPIVYRAQDNQSTMGAYVGVTGLKDGKGVMTSFRYVDGASVQPPDADVKKMRPAD, from the coding sequence ATGACCACGCGCGCAGGATGGATGACCCAACTCACTCGCTGCCTTGTTCCGTTGACGCTGTCGCTGGCCGCCACGGGCGCGTTTGCACAGCAGACGATCAAGATCGGCGAGATCAACAGCTACAAGGCGCAGCCCGCCTTTCTCGGCCCCTACAAGAATGGCTGGAACCTCGCGCTCGACCAGGTGAACGCCGCGGGCGGGGTGCTCGGCAAGCAGCTCGAAGTCGTATCGCGGGACGATAACGGCAACCCTGGCGACACGATTCGCGTCGCGCAGGAGCTGATTGCGCGCGAACAGGTGCAACTGCTGTTCGGCGGCTTCCTGTCGAACACCGGGCTCGCGTTGACCGATTTCGCGAAGCAGCGCCACATCTTCTTCCTCGCTGCCGAGCCGCTGACCGACAAGATCGTCTGGGCCGACGGCAACAAATACACGTACCGTCTACGGCCATCCACCTACATGCAGGTCGCGATGCTCGTGCCCGAAGCGGCGAAGCTGCACAAGCAGCGCTGGGCGCTCGTCTATCCGAACTATGAGTACGGGCAGTCGGCAGTGGCGACGTTCAAGAAATTGTTGAAGGCCGCGCAACCCGATGTGCAGTTCGTCACGGAACAGGCGACGCCGCTCGGCAATCTCGACGCCGGCGCAGTCACCCAGGCGCTCGCGGACGCGAAGCCCGATGCGATCTTCAACGTGCTGTTCGGCGCGGACCTCGGCAAGTTCGTTCGCGAAGGCAATACGCGCGGGCTATTCAAGGATCGCAGTGTCGTATCGCTGCTGACTGGTGAGCCCGATTACCTCGACCCGTTGGGCGCAGAAGCGCCGACTGGCTGGATCGTGACGGGCTACCCGTGGTACTCGATCGACACTCCCGCGAACAAGACTTTCGTCGATGCGTACCGTGCGAAGTATCACGACTATCCGCGGCTTGGATCGGTGGTGGGGTACTCGGCGCTGATGTCGATTGCGGACGGCCTGAAGAAAGCCGGCTCGACCGATCCGGACAAACTGGCGGCCGCGTTCAAGGGGCTTGACGTGGATACGCCGTTCGGACCGATCGTCTACCGCGCGCAGGACAATCAGTCGACGATGGGCGCGTATGTCGGCGTGACCGGGCTGAAGGACGGCAAGGGTGTGATGACGTCGTTCAGGTATGTAGACGGTGCGAGCGTGCAACCGCCCGATGCCGATGTGAAGAAGATGCGTCCGGCGGACTGA
- a CDS encoding omega-aminotransferase AptA, with protein MTSRPVIDDLSSFWMPFTANRQFKAAPRLLESAKGMYYRTTDGREVLDGCAGLWCVNAGHGRDEIVAAITQQLNTLDFAPTFQMGHPLAFEAASKVAELMPAGLDRIFFTNSGSESVDTALKIALAYHRARGEGQRTRLIGRERGYHGVGFGGISVGGIAPNRKTYSGALLPAVDHLPHTHNLEHNAFSKGQPAWGAHLADELERIVTLHDASTIAAVIVEPVAGSTGVLVPPQGYLQKLRDICTKHGILLIFDEVITGFGRLGKATASEYFGVTPDLLTMAKAINNAAIPMGAVAASRTIHDTVVNGGAPGAIELFHGYTYSAHPAAAAAAVATLDLYRRDDLFGRAASLAPTFEAAAHALRDAKHVKDVRNLGLVAGIELEPRDGAPGARAYEAFVKCFEAGVLVRFTGDILAFSPPLIVSEEQIAHIFGTVRNVLATVQ; from the coding sequence GTGACTTCGCGCCCCGTCATCGACGATCTGTCGTCTTTCTGGATGCCGTTTACCGCCAACCGCCAGTTCAAGGCTGCACCGCGCCTGCTGGAATCGGCGAAAGGCATGTACTACCGCACGACCGATGGACGCGAGGTGCTCGACGGCTGCGCGGGACTGTGGTGCGTCAACGCGGGCCACGGCCGCGACGAGATCGTTGCGGCGATCACGCAGCAGCTCAACACACTCGACTTCGCGCCGACCTTCCAGATGGGTCATCCGCTTGCGTTCGAAGCGGCATCGAAAGTCGCGGAACTGATGCCGGCCGGACTCGACCGGATTTTCTTCACGAACTCGGGTTCGGAGTCGGTCGATACCGCGCTGAAGATCGCCCTCGCCTATCACCGTGCACGCGGCGAAGGTCAGCGCACACGGCTGATCGGTCGTGAACGCGGTTATCACGGGGTGGGGTTCGGCGGTATTTCGGTCGGCGGGATTGCGCCGAATCGCAAGACCTATTCGGGCGCGTTGCTCCCCGCCGTCGATCATCTGCCGCACACACACAACCTCGAGCACAACGCGTTTTCGAAGGGGCAGCCGGCATGGGGCGCGCATCTTGCCGACGAACTCGAACGCATTGTCACGCTGCACGACGCATCGACGATCGCTGCTGTCATCGTCGAGCCGGTTGCCGGTTCGACCGGTGTGCTGGTGCCGCCGCAGGGCTACCTGCAAAAGCTGCGCGACATCTGCACGAAGCACGGCATCCTGTTGATCTTCGATGAAGTGATCACCGGTTTCGGCCGCCTCGGCAAGGCAACGGCAAGCGAATATTTCGGCGTCACGCCGGACCTTTTGACGATGGCCAAGGCGATCAACAACGCCGCCATTCCGATGGGCGCGGTCGCCGCGAGTCGCACGATTCACGACACCGTCGTGAACGGCGGCGCGCCTGGCGCAATCGAGCTGTTTCACGGCTATACGTATTCGGCACATCCGGCCGCTGCCGCCGCCGCGGTCGCTACGCTCGATCTGTATCGTCGTGACGATCTGTTCGGCCGCGCCGCGTCGCTTGCTCCGACGTTCGAAGCTGCGGCACACGCACTGCGCGATGCGAAGCATGTGAAGGACGTTCGCAATCTCGGCCTGGTCGCGGGTATCGAACTCGAACCGCGCGACGGCGCACCGGGCGCGCGTGCGTACGAAGCGTTCGTCAAGTGTTTCGAAGCAGGCGTGCTGGTGCGCTTTACCGGCGACATCCTCGCGTTCTCGCCACCGCTGATCGTCAGCGAAGAGCAGATCGCGCACATCTTCGGCACCGTGCGCAACGTGCTTGCGACTGTGCAGTAA
- a CDS encoding aminotransferase-like domain-containing protein — MIELELDRDRRTAPTLVEQLVQGFARAIDGHSLRAGALLPSVRQLAQTHQLSTFTVTEAYNRLVSMGLVVARRGSGYRVAPRETSRASAGQWQNWQPPSLTATWLLSDVFADQSVPIKAGGGWLPNEWINETGLQHTLRALSRVPAARLGDYGHPYGFAPLRERIVEQLDRRGLPVDVSNVLLTQGATQALDLIVRTLLRAGDAVIVEDPGYCNLLQILKLAGLVVHGVPRTPTGIDTDVLEALVAAHQPKAIFVNTTLQNPTGASFNMAAAFRLLQIAERHRMWVIEDDVSRELAPPGAPMFAALEGLQRVLYVGGFSKTVTPALRCGYVVAERDVLRELARTKMAVGLTSSEAIERMVDKVLVEGRYARHVEAVNERLKAAHLTVEARLDALGLEVFHRPRAGLFLWVRLPVEAEHAADIATAALADGIWLAPGSYFRPDDAQSAWFRFNAPYSTDDALWRFIERIR, encoded by the coding sequence ATGATCGAACTCGAGCTGGACCGCGACCGCCGCACGGCGCCGACCCTTGTGGAACAGCTGGTGCAAGGCTTTGCGCGGGCGATCGATGGGCATTCGCTGCGCGCCGGCGCGTTGCTGCCATCGGTGCGGCAACTGGCCCAGACGCATCAGTTGAGCACCTTCACGGTCACTGAAGCCTATAACCGTCTTGTTTCGATGGGGCTCGTAGTCGCGCGTCGCGGTTCCGGCTACCGGGTCGCGCCCCGCGAGACCTCGCGGGCGAGCGCCGGGCAATGGCAGAACTGGCAACCACCTAGCCTGACCGCGACCTGGCTGCTGTCCGATGTGTTCGCGGACCAGTCGGTGCCGATCAAGGCGGGTGGCGGCTGGCTACCGAACGAATGGATCAACGAAACGGGACTGCAGCACACGCTGCGTGCGTTGAGCCGGGTGCCGGCGGCGCGGCTTGGCGACTATGGGCATCCCTATGGCTTCGCGCCGTTGCGCGAGCGGATCGTCGAGCAACTGGACCGGCGCGGACTACCCGTCGATGTATCGAACGTGTTGCTCACGCAAGGCGCGACCCAGGCGCTCGATCTGATCGTGCGCACATTGCTGCGTGCCGGCGATGCGGTGATCGTCGAAGATCCCGGCTACTGCAACCTGCTGCAGATTCTCAAACTCGCCGGACTGGTCGTGCATGGCGTGCCGCGCACGCCGACTGGCATCGATACCGATGTGCTCGAAGCGCTCGTCGCCGCACACCAGCCGAAGGCGATCTTCGTCAACACGACGCTGCAGAATCCGACCGGTGCGAGTTTCAATATGGCGGCTGCGTTCCGTCTGTTGCAGATTGCCGAACGACATCGCATGTGGGTGATCGAGGATGATGTGAGCCGTGAACTCGCGCCGCCTGGGGCGCCGATGTTTGCGGCGCTCGAGGGTTTGCAGCGCGTGTTGTATGTCGGTGGGTTTTCGAAGACGGTGACACCGGCCTTGCGCTGCGGCTACGTGGTCGCCGAGCGCGACGTGCTGCGCGAACTCGCGCGTACGAAGATGGCGGTTGGGTTGACGTCGTCGGAGGCGATCGAGCGGATGGTCGACAAGGTGCTCGTGGAGGGACGCTATGCGCGTCACGTCGAAGCGGTGAACGAGCGTCTGAAGGCTGCGCATCTGACCGTCGAGGCACGTCTCGATGCGCTCGGGCTCGAAGTGTTTCACCGGCCGCGCGCGGGCTTGTTTCTGTGGGTGAGGTTACCGGTCGAAGCCGAGCACGCGGCCGACATTGCGACCGCTGCGCTCGCGGACGGCATCTGGCTGGCACCGGGTTCGTACTTCCGTCCCGACGATGCGCAGAGTGCGTGGTTTCGTTTCAACGCGCCGTATTCGACCGATGACGCGCTGTGGCGATTCATCGAGCGGATTCGTTGA
- a CDS encoding LysE family translocator, with protein MSIDTLSALPAGILFALVTTITPGPNNTMLLASGVNFGFRRTLPHILGISAGVVLLMLAVGFGLGEAFRRWPLLYTVLETASVVYLLYLAWKIGTSGQVQVRKGERRPMRFYEAIAFQWINPKAWMMVLTAATTVHLSADFGLNATLMAVLFYVVGLPCICLWAAFGMALRNLLANPVWLRVFNVGMAVLLVLSLYPVALKMMA; from the coding sequence CTGTCCATCGATACCCTCAGCGCCCTGCCCGCCGGCATCCTGTTCGCGCTCGTCACGACGATCACGCCCGGTCCGAACAACACGATGCTGCTCGCGTCGGGCGTGAACTTCGGTTTTCGCCGCACGCTGCCGCACATCCTCGGCATTAGTGCAGGCGTCGTCCTGCTGATGCTCGCGGTTGGATTCGGGCTCGGCGAAGCATTCCGTCGCTGGCCGTTGCTGTACACGGTGCTGGAAACCGCGAGCGTCGTGTATCTGCTGTACCTCGCGTGGAAGATCGGCACTTCGGGCCAGGTGCAGGTACGCAAAGGCGAACGCAGACCGATGCGTTTTTATGAAGCGATCGCGTTCCAGTGGATCAATCCGAAGGCATGGATGATGGTGCTGACCGCGGCCACGACCGTTCATCTGAGCGCGGACTTCGGCCTCAATGCCACGCTGATGGCCGTGCTGTTCTATGTGGTCGGTCTGCCGTGCATCTGCCTGTGGGCTGCGTTCGGCATGGCGCTGCGGAATCTGCTAGCAAACCCGGTGTGGTTGCGCGTGTTCAACGTCGGGATGGCCGTGCTACTCGTGCTGTCGCTGTATCCGGTCGCACTGAAGATGATGGCCTGA
- a CDS encoding DUF1269 domain-containing family protein has protein sequence MTSHDIVIAVFDDHREADVAVRKLIDGRFQMKNFSVIGKGYHTEEKIVGFYTIGDRMRVWGRYGAFWGGLWGLLIGGVFLTVPVLGSVVVLGHLAAMVVSAIEGAVVVGSLSALGAALVNAGLPKEHVVHYEAAIKADGFLVIGHGSTGEMTRAKSILASHNPSRLDLHTGVTPVDQPAATAI, from the coding sequence ATGACTTCCCATGACATCGTCATTGCCGTCTTCGACGATCATCGCGAAGCCGACGTCGCCGTGCGCAAGCTCATCGACGGACGCTTCCAGATGAAAAACTTCAGCGTGATTGGCAAGGGCTACCACACGGAAGAAAAGATCGTCGGCTTCTACACGATCGGTGACCGTATGAGGGTCTGGGGCCGGTACGGTGCTTTCTGGGGTGGCCTGTGGGGCCTGTTGATCGGCGGCGTCTTTCTGACGGTTCCGGTGCTCGGTTCAGTCGTGGTGCTCGGTCATCTGGCCGCGATGGTCGTCTCGGCGATCGAGGGAGCGGTGGTGGTCGGTAGTCTCAGCGCGCTTGGGGCGGCGCTCGTCAACGCTGGGCTGCCGAAAGAACACGTCGTCCACTACGAGGCGGCGATCAAGGCGGACGGATTTCTGGTGATCGGGCACGGCTCGACGGGGGAGATGACGCGCGCAAAGTCCATCCTCGCTTCCCACAACCCGTCGCGCCTCGACTTGCACACCGGCGTGACACCCGTCGATCAACCTGCAGCCACGGCGATCTGA
- a CDS encoding NRAMP family divalent metal transporter, with translation MNTLSRDPVKQPLRPKLLQVMGPGLITGASDDDPSGIATYSQVGAQFGYSLGWTLLLSYPLMAAIQEISARIGRVTGYGIAGNLRRHYPAWLSTSIVSLLLVANIINLGADLGAMGAALKLLISGPALLYVCLFGALSVGLEVFTRYARYVSVLKWLCLSLFSYVICAFVVKVPWGEVGRAVIWPSLSARSDYIVAIVAVMGTTISPYLFFWQAEQEVEDEKERPGAHALTHAPWQARTEFSRIRIDTYVGMALSNIIAFFIVTTTATTLHAHGLTNIQTSAQAAEALRAVAGRFTFVVFAAGIIGTGLLTLPVLAGSAAYAVGELRAWRVGLARLPRRAKAFYGVIVAATAIGVGLNFTAIDPVKALYWSAVLNGVVAVPVMIVMMHLSMRPAIMSKFTLPAPLRILGWISTLVMAATVVAMGIAWLV, from the coding sequence ATGAACACGCTCTCACGCGATCCAGTCAAACAGCCGCTTCGCCCGAAGCTGCTCCAGGTGATGGGGCCGGGCCTCATCACCGGCGCCTCCGACGACGACCCCAGCGGCATCGCCACCTATTCGCAGGTCGGCGCGCAGTTCGGCTACAGTCTTGGCTGGACCCTGTTGCTAAGCTATCCGCTGATGGCCGCGATCCAGGAGATCAGCGCGCGCATTGGCCGCGTCACCGGATACGGCATTGCCGGCAATCTTCGCCGGCACTACCCGGCATGGCTGTCCACCAGCATCGTCAGCCTGCTGCTGGTCGCGAACATCATCAACCTGGGCGCAGATCTCGGTGCAATGGGTGCCGCGCTCAAACTGCTGATCTCCGGCCCGGCGCTCCTGTACGTGTGTCTGTTCGGCGCGCTGTCGGTGGGGCTGGAAGTCTTTACCCGCTATGCGCGTTATGTCTCGGTGCTGAAATGGCTGTGCCTGTCGCTGTTCAGCTATGTGATCTGCGCGTTCGTCGTCAAGGTGCCCTGGGGCGAAGTCGGCCGTGCCGTCATCTGGCCGTCGCTTTCCGCGAGGTCCGATTACATCGTCGCCATCGTCGCGGTGATGGGCACGACGATCAGCCCATATCTGTTTTTCTGGCAAGCCGAACAGGAAGTCGAGGACGAGAAGGAGCGACCCGGCGCACACGCGCTGACCCATGCCCCCTGGCAGGCGCGTACCGAGTTTTCCCGCATCCGGATCGACACATACGTCGGCATGGCACTGTCGAACATCATCGCGTTCTTCATCGTGACGACAACCGCGACGACCCTGCACGCGCACGGCCTCACCAACATCCAGACCTCCGCGCAGGCGGCCGAAGCGCTGCGGGCCGTGGCAGGCCGCTTCACGTTTGTGGTGTTTGCCGCGGGCATTATCGGTACCGGTCTTTTAACGCTGCCCGTGCTTGCCGGTTCGGCGGCGTACGCGGTCGGCGAACTACGCGCATGGAGGGTGGGGCTGGCAAGACTTCCACGCCGCGCGAAAGCGTTTTACGGCGTCATCGTCGCAGCAACCGCAATCGGCGTCGGCCTGAACTTCACGGCGATCGATCCGGTGAAGGCGCTGTACTGGAGCGCGGTGCTCAACGGAGTAGTCGCCGTGCCAGTGATGATCGTGATGATGCATCTGTCGATGCGCCCGGCGATCATGTCGAAATTCACACTGCCGGCGCCACTGCGCATCCTGGGCTGGATCTCTACGCTCGTGATGGCGGCGACCGTGGTGGCAATGGGCATCGCGTGGCTGGTGTGA
- a CDS encoding lysylphosphatidylglycerol synthase transmembrane domain-containing protein, with protein sequence MTTPATPSDYQPVAGGQHGAVSQLGNPRVPLIGTGLLRIAPGWASKASHLRSLMFWVVGLMGFLAVILVVLHFGSLEKMVALVRTAQPAWLLAALAVQAGTYVSAAFVWRQALAQAGHSLPLPTLVPLGIAKVFTDQVLPSGGISGTMLVVRGLIRRQIPAEIAMGAMLLGLVSYDAAYLLVVLSSAGILLSHHRLNLTLRIGVTIFVVVTVAAPVAVLGLKRWGQRAPVAWLSRLLGMTVLLRALTDAPTGLLRSPRLLMQTISLQLAIFVLDASTLWLAFNALGSVPALWVVFVSFAIASMVATIGPIPVGLGTFEATCVGMLGLLGVPVEVALAGTLLFRGLTFWLPMLPGVWLARREVSHSPP encoded by the coding sequence ATGACGACTCCCGCTACTCCGTCGGACTATCAACCGGTTGCAGGCGGCCAGCACGGCGCTGTTTCGCAGCTGGGAAATCCGCGGGTTCCCTTGATCGGAACCGGCCTGCTGAGGATTGCGCCGGGCTGGGCCAGCAAAGCATCACATCTGCGCTCGCTGATGTTCTGGGTGGTCGGTTTGATGGGGTTTCTCGCCGTCATTCTCGTCGTCCTGCACTTCGGTTCGCTGGAAAAAATGGTCGCGCTCGTGCGAACGGCACAACCGGCGTGGCTGCTTGCAGCGCTCGCCGTTCAGGCCGGCACGTACGTGAGCGCCGCCTTCGTGTGGCGTCAGGCGCTCGCGCAAGCCGGCCACTCGCTGCCGTTGCCCACACTTGTGCCCCTTGGTATCGCCAAGGTGTTTACCGATCAGGTCCTGCCAAGCGGAGGGATTAGCGGCACGATGCTGGTTGTCCGCGGCCTGATTCGACGACAGATTCCCGCGGAAATCGCAATGGGCGCGATGCTGCTGGGTCTGGTCTCCTACGACGCCGCCTATCTGCTAGTCGTGCTCAGCAGCGCGGGCATTCTGCTTTCACATCATCGCCTCAACCTTACCTTAAGGATCGGCGTCACGATCTTTGTTGTCGTGACCGTGGCGGCACCCGTCGCCGTGCTCGGACTCAAGCGATGGGGTCAGCGCGCGCCTGTTGCATGGTTGAGCCGGCTGCTCGGAATGACCGTGCTGCTTCGGGCGCTAACCGATGCACCCACCGGTCTTCTGCGCAGCCCGCGCCTGCTGATGCAAACCATCAGTCTCCAGCTGGCGATTTTCGTGCTCGATGCGTCGACGCTCTGGCTCGCATTCAATGCGCTCGGCAGTGTGCCGGCGCTGTGGGTCGTGTTCGTCAGTTTCGCGATCGCATCGATGGTCGCGACGATCGGCCCGATCCCGGTCGGCCTTGGAACCTTCGAGGCGACGTGCGTCGGCATGCTGGGCTTGCTCGGCGTACCGGTTGAGGTAGCGCTGGCGGGAACCCTCCTGTTCCGCGGACTGACCTTCTGGCTTCCGATGCTGCCTGGCGTCTGGCTGGCCCGGCGCGAGGTCAGTCATTCGCCGCCGTAG
- a CDS encoding chaperone modulator CbpM, with the protein MNESRVTWLEAQVIEEQVEFTLVELCRATGASEEQLALWVAEGVVEVRTTDARATRFGGDALHRVLTAQRLTRDFQINAAGIALALDLLDEIAALRSQLLSRSTFVSGRRRFKFHPGA; encoded by the coding sequence ATGAATGAATCTCGTGTAACGTGGCTCGAAGCCCAAGTGATCGAGGAACAGGTCGAATTCACACTGGTCGAGCTGTGCCGGGCAACCGGCGCGTCGGAAGAGCAACTGGCGCTCTGGGTCGCCGAAGGGGTCGTGGAGGTGCGAACCACCGATGCGCGCGCTACGCGCTTCGGTGGGGATGCCTTGCACCGTGTCCTGACTGCTCAGCGCCTGACTCGCGATTTTCAGATCAATGCGGCGGGCATTGCACTTGCGCTCGATCTCCTGGACGAAATCGCGGCATTGCGTTCGCAGCTTCTCAGTCGATCGACCTTTGTGTCTGGGCGGAGGCGCTTCAAATTCCATCCGGGAGCATGA
- a CDS encoding DnaJ C-terminal domain-containing protein → MKYKDYYETLGLPRTATQDEIKRAYRKLARKYHPDLSKLSDTEAHFKEVGEAYNVLKDTEKRAAYDRMGDRWSDNQEFEPPPEWDEGFEFSGRGREANDPTEFSEFFESLFGGGREGSRAAGFARGGTATPDRNGHAGATPYSIPGRDHHAKTIIDLGDAYHGAQRTISLAIPAVDADGRVTLQSRTLNITIPKGVRSGQHLRLIGQGGAGFGQGPAGDLYLEIRFRDHARFHVDGRDVSIDVPVAPWEAALGACITIPTPDGPVEVMVPAGSAGGRRLRLKGKGIPGVTPGNLYANLNIVLPPADSDRARAGYEAMRHAFSFDPRAHFADDES, encoded by the coding sequence ATGAAATACAAGGACTATTACGAAACGCTGGGGTTGCCGCGTACTGCGACGCAGGACGAGATCAAGCGCGCGTATCGCAAGCTCGCCCGAAAATATCACCCGGACCTCAGCAAGCTGAGCGACACCGAGGCGCACTTCAAGGAAGTCGGTGAAGCCTACAACGTGCTGAAGGACACCGAAAAGCGCGCCGCCTATGACCGTATGGGCGACCGATGGAGCGACAACCAGGAGTTCGAACCGCCGCCCGAATGGGATGAGGGTTTCGAATTCAGCGGACGAGGTCGCGAGGCGAATGACCCGACTGAGTTCAGCGAGTTCTTCGAGTCACTATTCGGAGGCGGTCGCGAAGGCTCGCGTGCGGCGGGCTTCGCTCGCGGTGGGACGGCAACACCCGATCGGAACGGCCACGCAGGTGCTACACCCTATTCGATCCCCGGCCGCGATCATCACGCAAAGACGATCATCGATCTGGGCGATGCCTATCACGGTGCACAGCGCACGATTTCGCTGGCAATACCCGCCGTCGATGCCGACGGCCGCGTCACGCTGCAATCGCGCACCCTGAACATCACGATTCCGAAAGGCGTGCGCAGCGGACAGCACCTGCGACTCATCGGGCAAGGCGGCGCCGGGTTCGGACAAGGTCCTGCAGGAGACCTGTACCTGGAGATCCGCTTTCGCGATCACGCGCGCTTTCATGTTGACGGTCGCGACGTATCGATCGACGTGCCGGTGGCGCCGTGGGAAGCCGCGCTCGGCGCATGCATCACGATACCGACGCCGGACGGCCCCGTCGAAGTAATGGTACCCGCCGGGTCCGCCGGCGGCCGCCGCCTGCGGCTCAAGGGGAAAGGGATTCCTGGCGTTACGCCGGGCAACCTGTACGCGAACCTGAACATCGTTTTGCCACCTGCCGACAGCGATCGGGCCCGCGCTGGCTACGAGGCCATGCGGCACGCGTTCAGCTTCGATCCGCGTGCACATTTTGCGGATGACGAATCATGA
- a CDS encoding universal stress protein, with product MFERIIVAVDGSETARRALDAALDIASHVDASLRVIYVIADPTIYWDAPGYDPSILHNALAEEGEKLRGESIELFRKRDVRGDMKVIDKDALDDVATSIVEAACEFHAHLLVLGTHGRRGVRRLLLGSVAEHCARLAALPVLLIPGREPIHDQAIATQAAHLPSDIPAVLAPAITGGQAEKNHPIHDDFSSRT from the coding sequence ATGTTCGAACGAATCATCGTAGCTGTCGACGGTAGTGAAACTGCCCGCCGCGCGCTCGACGCAGCGCTCGATATCGCCAGTCACGTCGACGCATCGCTGCGCGTGATCTACGTGATCGCCGATCCGACAATCTATTGGGATGCGCCGGGCTACGATCCGTCGATCCTTCACAACGCACTTGCCGAAGAAGGCGAAAAGCTTCGGGGCGAGTCAATCGAGCTGTTCAGGAAGCGCGATGTGCGCGGCGATATGAAAGTGATCGACAAGGACGCGCTAGACGACGTCGCGACCAGCATCGTCGAAGCCGCATGCGAATTCCATGCACATCTTCTGGTGCTTGGTACACATGGGCGTCGAGGCGTGAGGCGCCTGTTGCTCGGAAGCGTAGCGGAACACTGTGCGCGTCTCGCAGCGCTACCGGTGTTGCTGATCCCGGGGCGCGAACCCATCCACGACCAGGCAATCGCCACACAGGCCGCTCATCTACCGTCGGACATTCCGGCAGTTCTCGCTCCTGCGATAACGGGCGGACAGGCAGAAAAAAATCATCCGATCCACGACGATTTCAGTTCAAGGACGTGA